One window from the genome of Salvia miltiorrhiza cultivar Shanhuang (shh) chromosome 7, IMPLAD_Smil_shh, whole genome shotgun sequence encodes:
- the LOC130995299 gene encoding putative lipase ROG1 — translation METENNRAQSVKEEREMENKLGSRNTMKKEEKKKLSFIPRFPCMRVDDSVPAVETPAADGGFDMEAACKGRDHSPTHLVVTINGIIGSAQNWRYAAKQFMKAYPDDVIVHCSQSNTSMLTFDGVDVMGKRLADEVISVVGRHPKLQKISFLGHSLGGVIARYAIAVLYQQNVTPKHGEQNGEHVGDESHRSSLEEKQRGYIAGLEPVNFITFATPHLGSRGHKQVPAFCGLYTMEKLASRASFLLGRTGKHLFLNDSDDGKAPILLRMSSDSEDLKFISALQSFKRRAAYANVRFDNLVGWSSSSLRRRSELPKRRSLVRNAKYPHIVNEEKSNAVSPQGEVSLEVKVARGRTRDMEETMIRGLTSLNWERVDVNFNGGVQRLLAHNTIQVKTQCINSDGADVIQHMIDNFQL, via the exons ATGGAGACGGAGAATAACAGAGCACAAAGtgtgaaagaagagagagagatggaaaaCAAGCTTGGCAGTCGGAACACCATGAaaaaggaagagaagaagaagttgAGCTTTATTCCGAGATTTCCGTGTATGAGAGTAGACGACAGCGTTCCGGCGGTGGAGACGCCAGCCGCCGACGGTGGTTTCGACATGGAGGCTGCTTGCAAGGGGAGGGACCACTCACCGACGCACCTCGTTGTTACGATCAATGGGATTATTGGAAG TGCTCAAAATTGGAGGTATGCAGCAAAGCAGTTCATGAAGGCGTATCCAGATGACGTTATAGTACATT GCAGTCAGTCTAATACTTCAATGTTGACGTTTGATGGTGTTGATGTTATGGGGAAGAGATTAGCTGATGAG GTGATTTCTGTTGTCGGGCGTCATCCAAAGCTTCAAAAGATTTCTTTTCTAGGTCACTCACTTGGTGGCGTGATAGCAAGATACGCCATTGCTGTGCTTTACCAACAAAATGTAACACCAAAACATGGTGAACAAAATGGTGAACATGTTGGGGATGAGTCACATAGATCATCTCTGGAGGAGAAACAAAGGGGATATATTGCTGGGCTTGAACCTGTGAACTTCATTACCTTTGCAACGCCGCATCTTGGTTCGAGGGGGCATAAACAG GTTCCAGCTTTCTGTGGGCTCTACACCATGGAGAAATTAGCATCCCGTGCTTCATTTCTACTAGGTAGAACAGGGAAGCATTTATTCTTGAATGATTCTGATGATGGAAAAGCTCCCATTCTTCTGAGAATGAGCAGCGACTCTGAAGATCTTAAATTTAT ATCTGCATTGCAGTCATTCAAGAGGCGTGCTGCCTATGCAAATGTACGCTTTGACA ATCTTGTGGGGTGGAGTTCATCATCATTGCGTCGTCGGAGTGAGCTCCCAAAG CGTCGGAGTCTCGTGAGAAATGCTAAATACCCCCATATTGTCAACGAGGAAAAATCAAATGCCGTCAGCCCTCAAGGAGAAGTTTCCTTAGAAGTCAAAGTTGCTAGAGGCAGAACCAGGGATATGGAAG AGACGATGATCAGAGGGCTAACTAGTCTGAACTGGGAGCGAGTCGATGTCAACTTCAACGGAGGTGTGCAAAGACTTCTTGCCCATAACACAATTCAG GTTAAAACTCAATGCATCAATTCTGACGGTGCGGATGTAATACAACATATGATCGATAACTTTCAACTGTAA